The following are encoded together in the Thermomonas brevis genome:
- a CDS encoding NAD+ synthase, which produces MAQFDFPVGDVAGNARRIADMIAFARDEYAADVVLFPELALSGYPPEDLLYRPAFLRACEEAMNDVAKAATGIVAVVGWPQAAGSVVYNAASVLRDGAIEQTYRKRELPNYAVFDERRYFDVDPDREDCVFEVGGVPVGLVICEDLWFAEPIASTVAAGAQLVLVPNASPYEHDKHAQRDALLAERARETGAAIAYLNVVGGQDALVFDGASVVADGDGTVHPAALAFDEQWLVVQFDPATRRFAPLQWTVDGDESRDALAWRAVVRGTRDYCRKNGFDKVWLGLSGGIDSSVVLAIAADALGAENVTAVRMPSRYTAGLSNDLAQEQCDAMGVTLLTLPIEKPFQGYLDTLAEVFAGRPVDTAEENLQSRTRGALMMALSNKFGGLLLTTGNKSEYAVGYATIYGDMCGGYAPIKDLYKTEVFALARWRNTVGDRIIPQAVIDRPPSAELRENQLDQDSLPPYDVLDAILLRHVDQEQSRAEIVAAGFDPAVVDRVLRLVRIGEWKRHQAAPGPKVSRRAFGRERRYPVTSGWRD; this is translated from the coding sequence ATGGCGCAATTCGATTTCCCGGTCGGCGACGTGGCCGGGAACGCGCGGCGCATCGCCGACATGATCGCGTTCGCGCGCGACGAGTACGCCGCCGACGTCGTGCTGTTCCCCGAGCTGGCGCTGTCCGGCTACCCGCCGGAAGACCTGCTGTACCGGCCGGCGTTCCTGCGCGCGTGCGAGGAGGCGATGAACGACGTGGCGAAGGCGGCCACCGGCATCGTCGCCGTGGTCGGCTGGCCGCAGGCGGCCGGCAGCGTGGTCTACAACGCCGCCAGCGTGCTGCGCGACGGCGCCATCGAGCAGACCTACCGCAAGCGCGAGCTGCCGAACTACGCGGTATTCGACGAGCGCCGCTATTTCGACGTCGATCCGGACCGCGAGGACTGCGTGTTCGAGGTCGGCGGCGTGCCGGTCGGGCTGGTGATCTGCGAGGACCTGTGGTTCGCCGAGCCCATCGCTTCGACCGTGGCCGCCGGCGCGCAGCTGGTGCTGGTGCCGAACGCCTCGCCCTACGAGCACGACAAGCACGCGCAGCGCGACGCGCTGCTGGCGGAGCGCGCGCGCGAAACCGGCGCGGCCATCGCCTACCTCAACGTGGTCGGCGGGCAGGACGCGCTGGTATTCGACGGCGCCTCGGTGGTGGCCGACGGCGACGGCACGGTGCATCCGGCGGCGCTGGCGTTCGACGAGCAGTGGCTGGTGGTGCAGTTCGATCCGGCCACGCGCCGCTTCGCGCCGCTGCAGTGGACGGTGGACGGCGACGAGAGCCGCGACGCGCTGGCCTGGCGCGCGGTGGTGCGCGGCACCCGCGACTACTGCCGCAAGAACGGCTTCGACAAGGTGTGGCTGGGGCTGTCCGGCGGCATCGATTCGTCGGTGGTGCTGGCGATCGCCGCCGACGCGCTGGGCGCGGAGAACGTCACCGCGGTGCGGATGCCGTCGCGCTACACCGCCGGCCTGTCCAACGACCTGGCGCAGGAGCAGTGCGACGCGATGGGCGTGACGCTGCTGACGCTGCCCATCGAAAAGCCGTTCCAGGGCTATCTGGACACGCTGGCCGAGGTTTTCGCCGGCAGGCCGGTGGACACCGCCGAGGAGAATCTGCAATCGCGCACCCGCGGCGCGCTGATGATGGCGCTGTCCAACAAGTTCGGCGGGCTGCTGCTGACCACCGGCAACAAGAGCGAATACGCGGTCGGCTACGCGACGATCTACGGCGACATGTGCGGCGGCTATGCGCCGATCAAGGACCTGTACAAGACCGAGGTGTTCGCGCTTGCGCGCTGGCGCAACACGGTGGGCGACCGGATCATCCCGCAGGCGGTGATCGACCGGCCGCCGTCGGCGGAGCTGCGCGAGAACCAGCTCGACCAGGATTCGCTGCCGCCCTACGACGTGCTGGACGCGATCCTGCTGCGCCACGTCGACCAGGAGCAGTCGCGCGCGGAGATCGTGGCCGCCGGCTTCGACCCCGCCGTGGTGGACCGGGTGCTGCGGCTGGTGCGGATCGGCGAGTGGAAGCGCCACCAGGCCGCGCCGGGGCCCAAGGTCAGCAGGCGCGCGTTCGGGCGCGAGCGGCGCTACCCGGTCACCAGCGGCTGGCGCGATTGA
- a CDS encoding CcdB family protein, with translation MSQFCVYANEDAASKRAIPYWLNVQSDLIGIADSRVVVPLIALQQAGPLIKDLMPLLDVAGRRMAMDTAQITNVPIQMLGRQEADLSAERTAIVSALDFLTHGI, from the coding sequence ATGAGCCAGTTCTGCGTCTATGCGAATGAGGATGCGGCATCGAAGCGCGCCATCCCGTATTGGCTGAACGTGCAGAGCGATCTGATCGGCATCGCGGATTCCCGAGTGGTCGTGCCGCTGATCGCGCTCCAGCAGGCCGGGCCGTTGATCAAGGATCTGATGCCGTTGCTGGACGTTGCGGGCAGACGGATGGCGATGGACACCGCGCAGATCACCAACGTGCCGATCCAGATGCTGGGCCGGCAGGAGGCGGATTTGTCCGCCGAGCGCACAGCCATCGTCAGTGCGCTGGACTTCCTCACCCACGGAATCTGA
- a CDS encoding type II toxin-antitoxin system CcdA family antitoxin produces MRIRDEYAAYGKRAANVSVNQRLLEDAKALDINLSATLERALEAEVRARRREQWLEENREAIAAYNARIARDGLAGDQVRAFKAALKASSTA; encoded by the coding sequence ATGCGCATCCGGGATGAATACGCCGCCTACGGCAAGCGCGCCGCCAACGTCAGCGTCAACCAGCGCCTGCTGGAGGACGCCAAGGCGCTGGACATCAACCTGTCCGCCACGCTGGAGCGCGCGCTGGAAGCGGAAGTGCGCGCGCGCCGGCGCGAGCAATGGCTGGAGGAGAACCGCGAGGCGATCGCGGCGTACAACGCGCGGATCGCCCGCGACGGGCTTGCCGGCGATCAGGTGCGCGCCTTCAAGGCGGCGCTCAAGGCGTCGTCCACGGCATGA
- the ppa gene encoding inorganic diphosphatase, which translates to MGLDLVPTGKNPPDEINVIIEIPKDAEPVKYEVDKASGAIFVDRILSTPMRYPCNYGYVPYTVCGDGDPADVLVILPLPLVPGSVIRCRPVGVLKMSDEAGSDEKILAVPIDKVFAGYSHIDDIEKVSKHWLQRIGHFFEHYKDLEDGKWVKLDGWGGAAEAKQILVDAMARYQASDDKPKF; encoded by the coding sequence ATGGGTCTGGACCTCGTCCCCACCGGCAAGAACCCGCCGGACGAAATCAACGTCATCATCGAAATCCCGAAGGACGCCGAGCCGGTCAAGTACGAGGTGGACAAGGCCTCGGGCGCGATCTTCGTGGACCGCATCCTGTCCACCCCGATGCGCTATCCCTGCAACTACGGCTACGTGCCCTACACCGTCTGCGGCGACGGCGACCCCGCCGACGTGCTGGTGATCCTGCCGCTGCCGCTGGTGCCGGGTTCGGTGATCCGCTGCCGCCCGGTCGGCGTGCTGAAGATGAGCGACGAGGCCGGCAGCGACGAGAAGATCCTCGCCGTTCCGATCGACAAGGTATTCGCCGGCTACAGCCACATCGACGACATCGAAAAGGTCAGCAAGCACTGGCTGCAGCGCATCGGCCACTTCTTTGAGCACTACAAGGACCTCGAAGACGGCAAGTGGGTGAAGCTGGACGGCTGGGGCGGCGCCGCCGAAGCCAAGCAGATCCTGGTCGACGCGATGGCCCGCTACCAGGCGAGCGACGACAAGCCGAAATTCTGA
- a CDS encoding TonB-dependent receptor — protein sequence MTINTRSNRQRRKALALAVALCFAAGAQAQTNTAGAVTGRAVAGDTLTISNPATGFSRTITVGGDGSYRFAQLPTGQYQLSRNGGAARSVTVNVGTATGVDFAGDATTLDAVTVVGSGVVNPIDVSSVESATIMTEAQIDRLPVGRDATSVALLAPGTVRGDNRFGNLASFGGASVAENVYYVNGFNVTNIVKGLAFSQIPFEALAEQQVKTGGYGAEFGRSLGGVINMITKRGTNEWKFGGNVYWSPDSLASGLRFAYDPQRDGSYTVEEGGKRDELRYNLYASGPLVKDRLFVFALYQGQKNDEGQIFEGGSGMIKEDSPQGLVKLDWQISDDHSLELTAFRDTLETDTVTYLRTAGDLGLGGGTENGRSYAKTGGENYVLRWNGYITDNLTLSALYGRGEYSRGATDTNSAKCPLVVDARSSAAVGPLGVQGCWIGTGQVADANAGDVRKAWRFDGEWALGDHLIRFGLDREEFSTVDGSVYTGTDYEPETPGGVYWRYSNVIAGQVLPGNGAVVPGGITEVVRLRYFENGGSFVTRNSAWYIEDNWSVTDNFLAYLGIRNESFTNLNSLGGAFIDVKNTWAPRLGFSWDVRGDSSLKVFGNAGRYYIPVYANTNVRLAGSELDYIEYYTFTGIDPATGAPTLGTKIGDRFYTGDGDVPDPKAVVDNELTPMYQDEYILGMQLALSEKWSLGLRGIHRNLKSGMDDVCDGTGAQKWAVANGYTPDEAEAIRDAIGHCFLTNPGNDLSINADLKGDGKLVRVDVPASAMGYPMAKRKYSALEVFVERSWDEKWSMQASYTWARSVGNTEGYVRSDNGQDDAGITTSFDFPGLMDGGYGYLPNDRRHSLKVFGAYKLAEEWTLGASLLVQSGRPYNCFGVYPDSGPNPTAGNYGAESFYCGYYDPETGGGDYASYLKPRGTAGRVGWAHELDLRLGYEPKWAPGLRLSVAVRNALDSKDYYRVQDARDDGTAGAPLSTYLHPRGFVAPRTVTFSVQYDF from the coding sequence GTGACGATCAACACCCGTTCCAACCGGCAGCGCCGCAAGGCGCTCGCCCTCGCCGTAGCCCTTTGCTTCGCTGCCGGCGCGCAGGCGCAGACCAACACCGCAGGTGCGGTGACCGGCCGCGCCGTCGCGGGCGACACCCTCACCATCAGCAATCCGGCGACCGGCTTCAGCCGCACGATCACCGTGGGCGGCGACGGCAGCTACCGCTTCGCCCAGTTGCCGACCGGCCAGTACCAGCTGAGCCGCAACGGCGGCGCGGCGCGCAGCGTGACGGTCAACGTCGGTACCGCCACCGGCGTCGATTTCGCCGGCGACGCCACCACGCTGGACGCGGTGACCGTGGTCGGCAGCGGCGTGGTGAACCCGATCGACGTGTCCTCGGTCGAATCCGCCACGATCATGACCGAAGCGCAGATCGACCGCCTGCCGGTGGGGCGCGACGCCACCAGCGTGGCGCTGCTGGCGCCGGGCACGGTGCGCGGCGACAACCGCTTCGGCAACCTGGCCTCGTTCGGCGGCGCGTCGGTGGCCGAGAACGTCTATTACGTCAACGGCTTCAACGTCACCAACATCGTCAAGGGCCTGGCCTTCAGCCAGATCCCGTTCGAGGCGCTGGCCGAGCAGCAGGTCAAGACCGGCGGCTACGGCGCGGAGTTCGGGCGCTCGCTGGGCGGCGTGATCAACATGATCACCAAGCGCGGCACCAACGAATGGAAATTCGGCGGCAACGTCTACTGGAGCCCCGATTCGCTGGCCAGCGGCCTGCGCTTCGCCTATGACCCGCAGCGCGACGGCAGCTATACGGTCGAGGAGGGCGGCAAGCGCGACGAGCTGCGCTACAACCTGTACGCGAGCGGTCCGCTGGTGAAGGACAGGCTGTTCGTGTTCGCCCTGTACCAGGGTCAGAAGAACGACGAGGGCCAGATCTTCGAGGGCGGCAGCGGCATGATCAAGGAAGATTCGCCGCAGGGCCTGGTGAAGCTCGACTGGCAGATCAGCGACGACCACAGCCTGGAGCTGACCGCATTCCGCGACACGCTGGAAACCGACACCGTGACCTACCTGCGCACGGCGGGCGACCTGGGCCTGGGCGGCGGCACCGAAAACGGACGCAGCTATGCGAAGACCGGCGGCGAGAACTACGTCCTGCGCTGGAACGGCTACATCACCGACAACCTCACCCTGTCGGCGCTGTACGGGCGCGGCGAATATTCGCGCGGGGCCACCGACACCAATTCGGCCAAGTGCCCGCTGGTGGTGGATGCGCGCAGTTCGGCCGCGGTCGGCCCGCTGGGCGTGCAGGGTTGCTGGATCGGCACCGGGCAGGTGGCCGACGCCAATGCCGGCGACGTGCGCAAGGCGTGGCGCTTCGACGGCGAGTGGGCGCTCGGCGACCACCTGATCCGCTTCGGCCTGGACCGCGAGGAGTTCTCGACGGTGGACGGCTCCGTGTACACCGGCACCGACTACGAGCCGGAAACCCCCGGCGGCGTCTACTGGCGCTATTCCAACGTCATCGCCGGCCAGGTGCTGCCCGGCAACGGCGCGGTGGTGCCGGGCGGCATCACCGAGGTCGTGCGCCTGCGCTACTTCGAGAACGGCGGCAGCTTCGTGACCAGGAACAGCGCCTGGTACATCGAGGACAACTGGAGCGTCACCGACAACTTCCTCGCCTACCTCGGCATCCGCAACGAATCGTTCACCAACCTCAATTCGCTGGGTGGCGCCTTCATCGACGTCAAGAACACCTGGGCGCCGCGGCTCGGCTTCTCCTGGGACGTGCGCGGCGACTCCAGCCTGAAGGTGTTCGGCAACGCCGGCCGCTACTACATCCCGGTGTACGCGAACACCAACGTCCGCCTGGCCGGCTCGGAGCTGGACTACATCGAGTACTACACCTTCACCGGCATCGACCCGGCGACCGGCGCGCCGACCCTGGGCACGAAGATCGGCGACCGCTTCTACACCGGCGACGGCGACGTGCCCGACCCGAAGGCCGTGGTGGACAACGAGCTGACCCCGATGTACCAGGACGAATACATCCTGGGCATGCAGCTGGCGCTCAGCGAGAAATGGTCGCTCGGCCTGCGCGGCATCCACCGCAACCTCAAGTCGGGCATGGACGACGTGTGCGACGGCACCGGCGCACAGAAATGGGCGGTCGCCAACGGCTACACGCCGGACGAGGCGGAGGCGATCCGCGACGCCATCGGCCACTGCTTCCTGACCAACCCCGGCAACGACCTGTCGATCAACGCCGACCTGAAGGGCGACGGCAAGCTGGTGCGCGTGGACGTGCCGGCGTCGGCGATGGGCTATCCGATGGCCAAGCGCAAGTACAGCGCGCTGGAAGTGTTCGTCGAGCGTTCCTGGGACGAGAAGTGGTCGATGCAGGCCTCCTACACCTGGGCCAGGAGCGTCGGCAACACCGAGGGCTACGTGCGTTCCGACAACGGCCAGGACGACGCCGGCATCACCACGTCGTTCGACTTCCCCGGCCTGATGGACGGCGGCTACGGCTACCTGCCGAACGACCGCCGCCACAGCCTGAAGGTGTTCGGCGCCTACAAGCTGGCCGAGGAATGGACGCTCGGCGCCAGCCTGCTGGTCCAGAGCGGGCGTCCCTACAACTGCTTCGGCGTGTACCCGGACAGCGGTCCGAATCCGACCGCGGGCAACTACGGCGCGGAATCGTTCTATTGCGGGTACTACGATCCGGAAACCGGCGGCGGTGACTATGCGTCATATCTGAAGCCGCGCGGCACGGCGGGCCGGGTCGGTTGGGCGCACGAGCTGGATTTGCGGCTGGGCTACGAGCCGAAGTGGGCGCCGGGCCTGAGGCTGAGCGTGGCCGTCCGCAACGCGTTGGACAGCAAGGACTACTACCGGGTGCAGGACGCGCGCGACGACGGCACCGCCGGCGCGCCGCTCTCGACCTACCTGCATCCGCGCGGCTTCGTCGCGCCGCGCACGGTGACGTTCTCGGTGCAGTACGACTTCTGA
- a CDS encoding transposase, with amino-acid sequence MNRCFRYSASRKVEAVRRVVEDGCRVCDVAAELGVSEGSLFFWVRRYREFASRAHQRSAGLLPAPPRAETEPVREAGSLVAWLRRANGARDAHPSAASRIPPSPAKRTGMGRT; translated from the coding sequence ATGAACCGGTGCTTCCGCTATTCCGCTTCGCGCAAGGTCGAAGCGGTGCGCCGCGTGGTCGAGGACGGCTGCCGCGTCTGCGACGTGGCCGCGGAGCTGGGCGTCAGCGAAGGTTCGCTGTTCTTCTGGGTGCGTCGCTACCGCGAATTCGCGTCGCGCGCCCACCAGCGCTCCGCCGGACTGCTGCCGGCGCCGCCGCGTGCGGAAACGGAACCCGTGCGCGAGGCCGGCAGCCTAGTGGCCTGGTTGCGCCGAGCGAACGGCGCGCGCGATGCGCACCCGTCCGCGGCATCGCGCATACCGCCAAGTCCGGCAAAGCGGACCGGTATGGGCCGCACCTAG
- a CDS encoding helix-turn-helix transcriptional regulator — MDAAGHAAVLWLVLRGQVDVSAREGEFVLGPGDWISLAGDSAPRALGRIGTLLLGVGVAPGVAVESGLLFPARGRMPPRARGQALRIWRSCGAFDGAATLDAPDEVPAFLAALQADLADRIGRCPGHSERRKRQVLLRMQRARLCLEGQVDGGLRIGELAQRIHFSPWYFSKLFQALYGIGPLQFSARMRLERARRLLATTAMPITEVSAACGFDNPCSFARAFRARFGTTASDYRLRHARGGDAGGAAAACAWSVR, encoded by the coding sequence ATGGATGCGGCGGGACATGCCGCCGTGCTCTGGCTGGTGCTGCGCGGACAGGTCGATGTGTCGGCGCGCGAGGGAGAGTTCGTCCTCGGCCCCGGCGACTGGATCTCGCTGGCCGGCGACTCCGCGCCCCGCGCGCTGGGCCGCATTGGCACGTTGCTGCTGGGCGTCGGCGTGGCGCCGGGCGTGGCCGTGGAGTCGGGACTGCTGTTTCCGGCGCGCGGCCGGATGCCGCCGCGCGCGCGCGGGCAGGCGCTGCGGATCTGGCGCTCGTGCGGGGCCTTCGACGGCGCCGCCACGCTCGACGCCCCGGATGAGGTGCCTGCGTTTCTGGCCGCGCTGCAGGCCGATCTGGCCGATCGGATCGGGCGCTGTCCCGGCCATTCCGAGCGCCGCAAGCGGCAGGTGCTGTTGCGCATGCAGCGCGCGCGGCTGTGCCTGGAGGGACAAGTGGATGGCGGGCTGCGGATCGGCGAGCTGGCGCAGCGCATCCATTTCTCGCCCTGGTATTTCAGCAAGCTGTTCCAGGCGCTGTACGGGATCGGGCCGTTGCAGTTTTCGGCTCGGATGCGGCTGGAGCGCGCGCGCCGGCTGTTGGCGACCACGGCCATGCCGATCACCGAGGTGTCGGCCGCCTGCGGTTTCGACAACCCGTGCAGCTTCGCGCGCGCGTTCCGCGCGCGCTTCGGCACTACCGCGTCCGACTATCGCCTGCGCCATGCGCGCGGCGGCGATGCGGGCGGCGCGGCCGCCGCATGCGCGTGGAGCGTGCGATGA
- a CDS encoding winged helix-turn-helix domain-containing protein: MPPNRPGPTDALPANRLRVGACTVDVPLREIVRADGAKTRVTVKSMAVLVLLAEHAGQVVSRDALLHSVWAGTMPTDDVVTQAVTLLRKALGDDRDAPAYVETIPKAGYRLLADVEWSRGAEVPMPKAPLPAGTMGDRRRGWMVALLGLATAAALAWGTLHWRKPQASPPEKAAADAPTTDLPYTLLTARPGPETQPALSPDGALVAYAMPPGAPEDAPAIFVQTAQPTPPRQLTAPPAGHSDHLPRWSPDGRQLMFARIDDTGGCELLLMPASGGATRAVGRCDRLNGRYDWLPDGTGIVAGLKPEGGASARLSVLRLDSGQWRPMAYPADAGSVDFDPRFSPDGTRLGFRRGLSHSDLWAMPAAGGAPTRLTRLQGNITGWDWTPDGRALLFGFLGNPPQLFRHELASGLTRALGRFPASGLDVAARRGAMVFAVDDARVAMFRYPLPLRAGVRAEPLFASTGDDMLPSPSPDGRLLAFLSDRSREARLWLGEPDQPEHLRMIEGITPVARHPAQWSDDSRRLLVIGDEADADGVHRPRLYEVDAASGRSRVLAVADATPYFAQYLPDDRLLLVVDRGAGRLSLWIVVGTAPMRMMATLDDVGEARFDRDSGNVYFVRVGQPGLWRAGPDLRSPVSVDDRRPTGYWLRRWGVLAGRPFALRTAAPACLADWHWLGPGEQAAPGCLDPDRRGVPTQALMVSRDGKWLYAGMTAGQENSDIGLMDLDALKDLASATL, encoded by the coding sequence ATGCCTCCCAACCGACCGGGCCCGACCGATGCGCTGCCGGCGAATCGCCTGCGGGTCGGTGCGTGCACGGTGGACGTGCCGCTGCGCGAGATCGTGCGCGCCGATGGTGCGAAAACGCGCGTCACCGTGAAGTCGATGGCGGTGCTGGTGCTGCTGGCCGAGCACGCGGGGCAGGTGGTGAGCCGCGATGCCCTGCTGCACTCGGTCTGGGCGGGCACCATGCCGACCGACGATGTGGTGACGCAGGCCGTCACCCTGCTGCGCAAGGCGCTGGGCGACGACCGCGATGCGCCGGCCTATGTCGAGACGATTCCGAAGGCGGGCTATCGCCTGCTGGCGGATGTCGAATGGTCGAGGGGCGCCGAGGTGCCGATGCCGAAAGCCCCGCTTCCCGCCGGAACGATGGGCGACCGTCGCCGCGGATGGATGGTGGCGCTGCTGGGCTTGGCCACGGCAGCGGCACTGGCATGGGGAACGCTGCACTGGCGCAAGCCGCAGGCATCGCCGCCGGAGAAGGCCGCTGCCGATGCGCCGACGACCGATCTGCCCTACACATTGCTGACGGCGCGCCCCGGCCCGGAAACGCAGCCCGCGCTGTCGCCGGACGGCGCGCTGGTGGCGTACGCGATGCCGCCGGGTGCTCCGGAAGATGCGCCGGCGATTTTCGTGCAGACCGCGCAGCCGACCCCGCCGCGCCAGCTGACGGCGCCTCCGGCCGGTCATTCCGACCACCTGCCGCGCTGGTCGCCCGATGGACGCCAGCTGATGTTCGCCCGCATCGACGACACCGGCGGCTGCGAACTGCTGCTGATGCCGGCCAGCGGCGGCGCGACCCGCGCGGTGGGGCGCTGCGACCGCCTCAACGGCCGCTACGACTGGCTGCCCGACGGTACGGGCATCGTGGCGGGATTGAAGCCCGAAGGCGGCGCATCCGCACGCCTGTCGGTGCTGCGCCTGGACAGCGGGCAATGGCGGCCGATGGCGTATCCGGCCGACGCCGGCAGCGTGGATTTCGACCCGCGCTTCTCGCCGGACGGCACGCGGCTGGGATTCCGTCGCGGCCTCAGCCATTCGGACCTGTGGGCGATGCCGGCGGCGGGCGGGGCGCCGACGCGGCTCACGCGCCTGCAGGGCAACATCACCGGCTGGGACTGGACGCCGGACGGACGTGCGCTGCTGTTCGGCTTCCTCGGCAATCCGCCGCAGCTGTTCCGGCACGAGTTGGCCAGCGGCCTCACGCGGGCTTTGGGGCGGTTCCCGGCGAGCGGACTGGACGTGGCGGCGCGGCGCGGCGCGATGGTGTTCGCTGTCGACGACGCGCGCGTCGCGATGTTCCGCTACCCGCTGCCGTTGCGCGCGGGCGTTCGCGCCGAGCCGCTGTTCGCTTCGACCGGCGACGACATGCTGCCGTCGCCCTCGCCGGACGGACGCTTGCTGGCCTTCCTCTCCGACCGCAGCCGCGAGGCGCGGCTGTGGCTGGGCGAGCCCGACCAACCCGAACACCTGCGCATGATCGAAGGCATCACGCCGGTGGCCCGGCATCCCGCGCAATGGTCGGATGACAGCCGGCGCCTGCTGGTGATCGGCGATGAGGCCGATGCGGACGGCGTGCATCGGCCGCGGCTGTACGAGGTCGATGCCGCCAGCGGCCGGTCGCGGGTGCTGGCGGTCGCGGATGCGACGCCGTATTTCGCCCAGTACCTGCCGGACGACCGTTTGTTGCTGGTGGTGGACAGGGGCGCCGGCAGGCTGTCGCTGTGGATCGTGGTGGGGACGGCGCCGATGCGGATGATGGCGACGCTGGACGACGTGGGCGAGGCGCGCTTCGACCGCGACAGCGGGAACGTGTACTTCGTGCGCGTCGGGCAGCCGGGACTGTGGCGGGCCGGGCCGGATCTGCGCTCGCCCGTGTCGGTGGATGACCGCAGGCCGACCGGCTACTGGCTGCGCCGCTGGGGCGTGCTGGCCGGGCGGCCGTTCGCGCTGCGCACGGCCGCGCCCGCATGCCTGGCGGACTGGCATTGGCTCGGCCCCGGCGAGCAGGCCGCGCCCGGCTGCCTCGACCCCGACCGGCGCGGGGTGCCGACGCAGGCGCTGATGGTGTCGCGCGACGGGAAATGGCTGTACGCGGGCATGACCGCCGGGCAGGAAAACAGCGATATCGGCCTGATGGATCTCGACGCATTGAAGGACTTGGCTTCGGCAACCCTTTGA